A region of the Bremerella sp. JC817 genome:
TTTCTTTGTGAACGATGGCCCCGAGAGTGCGTTGCAAAAGGCGCGCAACGTCGCCGGCGATCGTGACATTCGGATCTCTGGCGGAGCCGATGTCGTGCAGCAATACTTAAACCTGGGCGCGGTTGACGAACTTGAAATCGCCTTGGCGCCGGTCCTATTCCACGGCGGCCGCCGCCTCTGGGAAAACCTTGACGAAGGGATTCCTCAATTCAAAATCGAATCAGCCCACTCGACACCCGATGCAACGCACCTGCGCTATCTTCGCGTTTGAAAACTCGGGCGACCATTACTTTCCAGCAAGGCATCCTTCCTAACGGCAGATAGCACGATGACCGAAGACCAGTTCTGGAAGCTTATTGAAACCTCGCGGGCCGCGGCACTCGAGGGATTGGGAGAGTCGTTTTCGGAAGACGACTTGTTCGATGCTCACCTGGCGTCGCTGGAGACGGAACTCTCGAAGTTGAGCCACGCAGCGCTGGGGGAGTTTATCACGTTATTTCAGCAGAAGAAGATCGAGGCGTATCGCTGGGATTTATGGGGCGCGGCGTATTGGCTGTTCGGTGGTTGCGGCGACGACAGCTTCAGCGACTTCCGAAGTAATTTGATCAGCCTCGGGCGAAGCGTCTTCGAGATAGCGATCAACGACCCGGACCAACTGGCCCCGACAATGAAGCGAAAGGACCTGCCGTACATGCTAAGCGAGGGCTTCCAGGATGTTGCGTTCGACGTGGCGGAAGAGCTGGGCGTATCGGAATTGGACCTCGAGTTCCCGCCGTACCCAAGCGACCCGGCCGGCGAAGAGTTCGACTTCGACGATGACGACGAGATGGCTCGCCTCTATCCTCAACTGGTTGCCGCGTTCCCCGATTCTGGCGAACTTGGTTAGTCGTTTCTTTGCGGGGCCGACAGCTCCGCCACGAACACCGACGTATCAGGTGCTTTGCCAGAGTAGTACGAAACGAAGTGCTTTCGCCCGATCGCCGTGGCGTTAGCGTTGCCCGAGTCCCATGCGATGGTGCTGCCAATGGCAATCACCTTCGACCCAGGCCAGCTGAGCGGCTGATCGAAGACCTGCTGCGGATCGACCACGCGGCAACGGACCAGGCCAGTGCCACGTTCGTAGTAATAGTTGCTCACCAGGCCGGTGTCGGCATCGAAGATCAAGCTGGGGGTCGATGCGGAGATATCGCTGATGTTGGTCGAGCTTCGCTTCCAGGTCTTACCTGAATCGGTCGACGTCAACTGATATTGGCTGCGGGCACTTTCGGTCCGGCCGATCCCCAGAATCTTGCCATCGCCCAGGTAAACCGCCGCCGGCTCGGTCGGCCACTCTTCGTGCGTCAGGCCAGACTCGATCGTCTTTTGCGTCCACGTTTCGCCATCGTCGGTACTGGTCAGCGTTCCCCAGGCATGGCTGTTGTCTTTCTGATAGTTGCCGGCGAACCAAAGCGACATCAGACCAACTTCCGGCACGTGGAAGATGTCGGTGACCTGCATCGGCTGCACTTCCATCTTCGGCGTTGCGATTCGCTGGAACGTGATGCCATCGGTGGTGCGATACAGATCGTGGTTCCAGTCTTTCCCAATTCGGCGAACCCACAGCAGCATCGCTCCCTGGGAATCGAGCCCTTTGCCAACCGTCACCTCGCCGTAGCCTGGCGTGTCGGCGACCACCGTTTCCTCGGTCCAGGTGTTGCCACCATCTGTCGAAGTGCGGGCGAAAACCGCTCGGGCATCTTCGCCAATTGAATGCGCCGATCCGCGGCTGTAGGTGCAGACCAGCTTGTTGCCGATTGCCTGAGTCATCGGCCACGAGTTATAGCCAGGCACGTCTTGCACCACGTGAGCTTTGCCCGGAGCATACAGCGGCGTGACCTTCACCAGAGCCAGCCCAGTCGGCCGCGTGAAGGTGTCTTCCGGCAACGCCGGTTCACGTTGAATGCGAACGGTGATCGGAGCGTCCGGCACGATCGGGTAATACGATTCGAGCAAGATCGTCCGCGTATAAAGCGGTCCGGCCGGCAAGGCCGTTTGCACCGGCTTCCCCAGCCGATACCGCGACGTGAATGGTTCGCCGACGACCATCTGCGAAAGATGAACGCGATAGACATCGGCGAACTGTGGGCTGGTCGCTTCGTCGTTGCTGGTCACGACGATCTCGACTTTCACCGCCGCATATTCGCGAGAGAATCCGCCGACAACGCCAGAGACCGATTGCCCTGCCGTTCCGCCGGAAAGGGACCAGACCGGGATATGGGTCGACACATGCGACATCAACACGAGCGACGGTTTGCCGGTCGCGATCGAAAGTTCGTTCGCCGACAACGTGACCGGCGCCGGACTGCTTGCCGCCCAGTCGCCGCCCCAAGCCGTCGCAGCCAGAACAAGCACCACACCGATCGCTAACAAGCTCGTACGCATAACCTTCGCCTCTTCATTTTCGAGATCGAGAACGTGATTCGTATCGTTCACGATTTCTATCACGCGTCCCATTTCCCAGGAGTTGTATTCACCGAACACGGCAACAACTTCATTGGTTCTTTTGACCCTGCTAAGCTTACTCTACCCACGCGCGAAATGCACATTGACCATGGAATGACGAGGCCATGACTCATTCGACAGCCTCTTATGATGACGACGCCGAACTAAGTTCGTATATCTGGCGACACTATACGTCGCTGTTGACCGAAATCGAACGGAAGGCGAACAAGGCTATCCTAGCGGAACAGAAGGCGGAAGCTGCCGACCCGTCCATGGCGAATCATCTGAGAGCACGCTGGGGAATTCGCAACGATCCCCAGGTAATCGCGGCGCTGCGTGACGGCCCCGATACCTTCCGGCGCCGCGTCTCTGAGCGAATCATGCGTGAGGTTCCGCAGCAGGTCTTTATCAATCGCTGTCCCGCATGCCAGCGCATCGTTCAAACGCCCAAAGCGCAGCAGTGTCTATGGTGTGGCTGTAACTGGCATGGCGATCCTACGTCGTAGATCGAAAACGCAATCAGTCTTCGTAGGGTGCGTCGAGACGCACCCTACGGGACGATGTAACGACGGAGTTCTATGTTCCTTCGCTCCACTTGAGCGACTCTTCGATCGCGGTAGCAGTTTGCGGGTCGGTTTTCCAGCGGTCGAGCAAACTAAGATTGTTGCGATCTTCCAGGAAGTGTTCTAAGAAACCGTTCTCGATGCAAAGCTGCGTTTCAGCCGAGCCGCGCAGGTAGAGTTGTCGTAGTCTCTCGAGCGTCTCCGGCACGAGCGTTTGTTCTTCGCCAGGCTGAAGTTGCCAATGCCGCAACATGCCCAGCAGATCGTGCATGGCCAAATAAGGCGACAACACGTACTCGTCCAGCTCCGGTTTTTGCTCGACGCACAGCAGCAAATAGGTGACGATTGCCCGGCGGCACTCCATCCAGTCAGGCTTCGGGAAGATGCGACTAGAATGCCGCGTGACCACTTCGCGCAGGAGTCCCAGCACTAACAGGTTATTCGACTCCATCGCGGCATGCACATCGCGCAGCGGAATCGTCTCGTTCGACTCCAAGTGCCGCACTAACAACGTCGCGTCGACCACGTTCTTCTCCCATTTCCCCGCCCATGGTTGATGTTGGCATTAATATAGAAAGGGATGATGGCGCGCTCGATAGATGCGTGATAGAATTCCTGAAATATCGTCACATGGCCACATTATGATCACCGATCGATAACCGACTGCCGCATTCTGTAACACTGGGCAAGTCTCACGCCTGGGCACACCACTTAAGAGTCACCATGCAATCAATTGTCGAGCGCGTGCGGAAGCACTTGAGCACGTTGGGAATCACGCTGCAGTTCGAGGCCAATCCGCCCGCCACTCAGGCTGGCGTCGACGAAGCGCAAGAGCGACTACAGCTTTCGTTGCCGGCGTCCTATGTTTCGTTCGTAACGCAGTTCGCCGATGGCTTCGACCTGGCGTGGACTTCACCAAAAGACAAAGTATTTGGCACGTTCACGATGGAGCCAATCGCGTCGTCGGTCGAAGGCTTGCTGGGCATGCGTGACTGGCGACTGTATAGCGATGAGGCGGCCCGCCAATATGGCTTCCCTCACACCGACGACCCTGAGCTGGCCCTGCGAACTAACGCGCGGATGCACCAGTGGCTGCCGCTGGTTCGCATTGCCAACGGCGATTTCCTGTCGATCGATCTGAACGAAGACCGCTTCGGCCAGGCCATCTTCGACAAGCATGACTGGCTCGACGGTGGAAGCGGCGACAACGGGAGCCCGCTCGCCGATGACTGGCCCGCCTTCTTCGAAGCCTGGTCCCGCGTATGCTTTGTTCAGCCCAATAGCTATTATTGGCCGAACCTACTTAAAGAAACCGGCGTCGAGTGGAACTCACCTGAGTTTTTAAATCGCTTTCGATTGGGTTAGAGTGCGATTCGATGAACGAGGATTTCGATCCGAGTGGCGTTCCTCTTTTGATCACTTGGCTGACGCGCAAGTATGGGTTCACGGAAAGTTCCGCGCCGATCTTCCATTTAGTCGTATCCAACCAGCGAAACGAGGATGACCTGCCCAAAGATTGGCCGACCGATAACGACCTGGCATTTTTGCGGGCCCTGTTCACGGATTGCCAACCCGACGAGCTCGAATATTTGCTGCTGAGGCTACCCTATCAGCAACTGCCCGCCAGCTTCTTTCAGCAGACGATCGCTGCGTTGCTGGATGTCGAAACATCGTTAGCGAACCCGGGTTTGATGTGGCATGCTGCAAATTACCTCGCGACCCATTGGAATGCGTTTCAGCTTCCGACCGAGCCCGTTCGCCGGTTGGTTGAGTCGACCGAATTCAACCAACGTCTCGCAGGCCTGAATGCGCTTGCCCATACCAATGTGCCGCTTGCCGACACGTTGACAATCATCAAGCCCTATCTTCTTGAGAAGGAAGAGCACGAGTTCTGGGCAGGCATGGCGAACTTGCTGAAGATCCTAGAGAACTGGCAATCAATTCCCACCTCGGCGGAAGCCATCGATCGGTTGCCCGAAATACGTTCTATCCTCAGAGCGAGTTCGAGAGAAGATTCCCTCGCTCAAGTAACCACCGCGATTGAGTACCGCGTGGCACTGATTGACAAGATATTGGGGGAGAATGCAACGTAGAGTTTGTCGACGGGTTTCTAATCCGCTGTAGTGTTACAAGATCTAGCTACCACTAACATACTGCTACATTTGCGCATTCTTAAATATGCATTTTTCTGGCTGTACTAGGTAGCTTTCTATGGGAATACCGTTAACAATGCCCCCTCACCGAGGCGGACAACAACGATGTTCTTACCACCATGGAGCCAACAGTGGACCCGAACAATTTTGAATCCCAAACCCAGGACATCCGCCGCGAATTAGCCTACCTGTCGGGCAAATTGGACGGCGCCAATCTAATCCAGCGAATTGACGCTCTGGAGACCGAACTGCGAAGCCTTCGTAGTTTCGCACAAGCAGCAACTGGAGCGATCACCGTCTGTGGCATCGTCATTGTGTTAGTATTTGGAGCATCCGCGGCACAGATGCCTCGCGAAATCCTCGATAAAACAAAGAAGGAGATTGGGACTGATACTATCGAGACCGCCAAACGAGACGCTGAAATGGCGCTAAAAGCTATAAAAGGAATTCGCGAGGATGCCACCAAAGCTTTGAGTGATATGGAAAATGGAAAGGTTGCCAAGTTAGAAGAGCTTCAACTTGCCAATGAAAACGGTGATTTCGTTCAACTAACCGCATCTTCAATTCAACAATTGGAAAGGCTGAAGTTTCTCAGCAACCATCTTGGCGAACTTCCAGATGATGGCAAAAAGCGGCTCCACCTGAAAACCGACTACCTCATGTTCGACAAGAACACATCGTTGGGTATTCAGGCGCGTCACCCACATGACGACCCTAAGGCTGGGAAGACACGACGCTTCCGGATTCAAACAACCAATGCGGCCTTCGATTTCTGGAATACAATCGACCCAGGACATGGATTTCATCTGGTAGAAGGCAACGGCGCAGACACTGTCCAACGCGTTACCAAGACTGGCGTCGTTAAAAAATAGCCCATCTGACGTCCGGTCCAACGGCTGCTCATTCACAGCATCCGATATCAAACCCTGGCCACCAATTCCATTTTTGTCTCTTCGTCATGGAATTGGTGGCATCATCACGGATTGGCTCGTATCGCAATGCAATTTGCGTTCTCGATTCCACTACCCGCCAATCCCAAGGGCAGGGTGGTGCGGTTTCTGTTGGGTCAGGTAAGATCTTGACTGTGCCTGGTATTCTTTGCGCTGCGTGGTAAAGCGTGTGGCGATTGCCGGGTGAAGACGCTATGACGGGCCGTTGATGGTGGGCCGGTTGGTTTGGTGAGGTTTTCGGGATGAGTTATCGGATTGCGGTCTATCGGACCGGGCGGCTTTCTGCGCGGGCGTTTGAAATGCGTATCGCCGGGCAAGAGCCGTTTCCATGCGAGCTGCATCAAGGTCTGTTCTGCTGGGAGGCAGGTTCGTTAATGGGGCTCGAAGTTCGCAACGGCATCTTGCGAGACCTGCGTAGCAAGAAGGCGTTGCTCTCCTACAAAGGAGATTCCCTGACCGGTTCGCGATACGAGCTCGGCTCGGAAACGATCTTCTGCCAGGCACCTTCCTATCACAAGCTGGTGGCGCGGCTCGGTAAGCGGAAGCTGTTTCAAGTGCACTACCGCTTCTTTGCCCGCAACCGACCCTGGTGCGAAGCTGTCGTCTCGCAGCACCTGCCCAGCAGCATCCCGATCGCCATCATCTTGCACTCGTTCTACACGCACTAGCACGCAGCGATAGCGACATGCCATTTTGCAGCTGATAGCCAAGGCTGTCGTTCATGCTCGTCTGCCCTGGTTGCGGCATCTGCGAAAGGTATTGCTTGCCATTAAAAGGTATTGCTTGCCATTAAGCTGACTATCGTTGGCCAGCACCACACCAAACCGCATGATGTCGTGCAGGATCGAAAGTCCGAAGAACAACTTCGCGATCTTCCCATAGCTTCGTCAATTAACCGACATCGCGGCGCCGGCAACCGCTGCCATCGGCGTTCCGCCGAGACGGGCGACGCTTCACCTGACATGCACGGGGTGTTATGCTGGCGGGAACGATTCAGGAACGAAGAAGTGGGCAGGCAGGAACGGACCGTTGGACGACGACAAAGTGCTATGGCAGATCAAGATTCCAGCTACCCACGACTACGCTCAGCTCTATCGCTATTACGAAGACCCGGAAGGAACCGAGTGCGAAGAGTGCGGGGCGATGCTGACCATCACGCACGAACGCTTCGAGGCAGAGTGGTCGGACGGCAGCGATCAGATTGGTGACTTTGTTTTCTCGGTCGGCGATGTCGTCGTCCGGGCCGATATCGCTAGCGAACTGCTGAAGACCTTTCGCGGCGCGACGACGCAGCCCGTCGAACTGGCCGACCATCCCAATTTATACCGCCCCAAGCCACCTAAGCGAACCCGGGTGAAGCGTGTCTGGCTACCGTACGAAGGGCCGGAACTGGTCTGGCTGAAGCCGACGCATTCGGTCCCGCTGCTCGACCAATCGACGGTCGAGATCGACGAGACCTGCGACTCTTGCGGTACAATCGTGTACGAACAGTTCCTCGGCGTCGAAGCGTACAACGGAGTGCAGCATACGCCGCGTGATCCTGACGGCGGACTGTTTATCTCGGCGAAAGCGGTCGGCGAGCATGACCTGTTCGGGGTCGAATGCACCGGCTTGTTTCTCGTGACCAACCAGTTCAAACAGTACATCGAGAAACAAGGCTACACGAATATTCGCTTTTTGAACTACGGCACGCTGGTCAGCTAACCGCGCGATTCGTTCAGCCAGTTGGCCAGCCGCTGCGTTGTTTTAATCGCGTTGTTGCGCGTGAGATAATAGCTTTGGAAGACCATCTCCCAGCGGTCTTCCGGGGCGATGTGGATCAAAACCTGCACGCGGCGATCGTCGGCGCCGCGGCGGCCTTCTCCCTCGCGAATGAGGATGGCGTCGACGTGGGCGGCGTCGATGATTTCTCCCTCGTCGGGATCAACCGCCGCCGGATCGCGGGCCAAGATCAAACGAAACGGATGATAGCGGAAGGTCCACTTCAGGTTCAGCGCCGCCAGGAAGAGCAAGACGACCGCGAAGGCGATCTGAAATTCGATCGGCTGCCAGAACAGAAACAGCGCGGCGATCACTCCAGTCATCACCAGGCTGGCGATGTGCCCGCGCCGCCAATGCTTCTCTGCGAAGGTAAAGGCCTGAATCTTTGGCTGGAGCGTGGCGACCGTCCAGCGACCTCGTACCTCCGAGCTTTGCGGCGCATGCTCTGGCCCGTCATGCCAGGCAACCAGGTGCCCCTCTTTCAGACCGTAAACTTTGACCGGTTCGACCACGCGTCGGTTTCCTTACTCCATCGATGGGGCCGGTGTTCACGCCGATCGAAAACGGGCAGGCATCGCTCCCTGGCCGTTCGATCTCACCGCCTGAATGTCCTGGTCGCAAGCGTTTGCCAGGAACGAGTATCGTAGCATGGTCGGCCCGCTAGCGAACAAGCCCTGGGCAGGCGTCGCATGGAATCGGCTGGGCTACGTTGGTATCATTAGGCCCGTCAAACGAGTCGAAGTCCTTACTTTTCGTACTTCCAAAGTCGCCGCATCATGCACCAGATTCCGTGGGATACCTTCCGCGACACTTTGTTCCGTCAGCTTGGATTGAAGCTGAAAGACGTCGATCAATTGATCCACGATGTCGAGCAAAGCGACCAATTTCGCTGGCAACGGGTGGAAGATTTCGAGTCGCAGTCCGATGCCGAATTGATCGCTCAGCTTCATTGGCTACCCGTCGGCGACCTGCTGGTGATTAACGATAACAGCTACCGCGAGCCAGGCGGACCGTTTGTCGTCGAGCCCCAAGAGACGCTCGTCCAGTTTTCCGAGCGTTATCAGCAAGCACACGACGGCGAATATCTTTTCAACGGCGACGTGCTGATCTTCCATTGGGCCTATCGCTATGTCGGCATCTTCCATCACGAAGGGGTCCTCAGCGAAGCGATCGTTTCGCCACCTTCCGCTGCCGAGTGACCTTTTCGCGGAAGCTCTACCTCAAGCCATACAAACTGGCGGCGTAGGTCGGGCTGATCGGCTTGGGCGTGTTCGTTTCGCACAAGATGGCGGCGTAGCTGCTGATATCGACCTGATCGGCGACGTCGTCCTCGTGCCCGGTCCAGCCGAGCAGTTCTTGCTCGTACGGCAGTAGCCATTGATTGTTGTGCTTGGGCAGAAAGATTTCGCCGCGCGAAAGCTTGTTCTGCAAGGCATACGAACGTTCGACCTTGCCCGGCACGCCGCCTCGCGACAAACCCGTCGCCGGCGAGATCAACCGCGTTGGCACCTGATCGCGAATGATGTTCTCGACCGCCTGACC
Encoded here:
- a CDS encoding SMI1/KNR4 family protein, which produces MQSIVERVRKHLSTLGITLQFEANPPATQAGVDEAQERLQLSLPASYVSFVTQFADGFDLAWTSPKDKVFGTFTMEPIASSVEGLLGMRDWRLYSDEAARQYGFPHTDDPELALRTNARMHQWLPLVRIANGDFLSIDLNEDRFGQAIFDKHDWLDGGSGDNGSPLADDWPAFFEAWSRVCFVQPNSYYWPNLLKETGVEWNSPEFLNRFRLG
- a CDS encoding DUF4240 domain-containing protein, with product MTEDQFWKLIETSRAAALEGLGESFSEDDLFDAHLASLETELSKLSHAALGEFITLFQQKKIEAYRWDLWGAAYWLFGGCGDDSFSDFRSNLISLGRSVFEIAINDPDQLAPTMKRKDLPYMLSEGFQDVAFDVAEELGVSELDLEFPPYPSDPAGEEFDFDDDDEMARLYPQLVAAFPDSGELG
- a CDS encoding sialidase family protein, giving the protein MIEIVNDTNHVLDLENEEAKVMRTSLLAIGVVLVLAATAWGGDWAASSPAPVTLSANELSIATGKPSLVLMSHVSTHIPVWSLSGGTAGQSVSGVVGGFSREYAAVKVEIVVTSNDEATSPQFADVYRVHLSQMVVGEPFTSRYRLGKPVQTALPAGPLYTRTILLESYYPIVPDAPITVRIQREPALPEDTFTRPTGLALVKVTPLYAPGKAHVVQDVPGYNSWPMTQAIGNKLVCTYSRGSAHSIGEDARAVFARTSTDGGNTWTEETVVADTPGYGEVTVGKGLDSQGAMLLWVRRIGKDWNHDLYRTTDGITFQRIATPKMEVQPMQVTDIFHVPEVGLMSLWFAGNYQKDNSHAWGTLTSTDDGETWTQKTIESGLTHEEWPTEPAAVYLGDGKILGIGRTESARSQYQLTSTDSGKTWKRSSTNISDISASTPSLIFDADTGLVSNYYYERGTGLVRCRVVDPQQVFDQPLSWPGSKVIAIGSTIAWDSGNANATAIGRKHFVSYYSGKAPDTSVFVAELSAPQRND